From one Lolium rigidum isolate FL_2022 chromosome 4, APGP_CSIRO_Lrig_0.1, whole genome shotgun sequence genomic stretch:
- the LOC124647093 gene encoding tuliposide A-converting enzyme 2, chloroplastic-like codes for MDPDTEVDFDFSPFLVRYKSGRVHRLMGSFRASAGMDAATGVTCKDVLIDADAGLAARLYLPKGVPASKKLPVLVYFHGGAFVVQTAFSAVYYRFLNALVAAAGVVAVCVDYRLAPEHPLPAAYHDAWAALRWTLSSCSSAGKEPWLAEHGDAARIFVAGDSAGANIAHNVAMKAGSARIEVEGMALLHPYFRGRDLLPSEGTNPRLARAERGEETWAFVCAGRYGIDHPFINPLAMPAEQWAKLGCRRALVTVGDLDTLRDRTRRYVETLRWSAWGGQEALLHQTNGEGHVYFLEKSGQGHKADKEMDAVVSFIKGRHDGFILGSTCSSSL; via the coding sequence ATGGATCCGGACACGGAggtcgacttcgacttctcgcccTTCCTCGTGCGCTACAAGAGCGGGCGCGTCCACCGCCTCATGGGCTCCTTCAGAGCCAGCGCCGGCATGGATGCCGCCACCGGCGTCACCTGCAAGGACGTCCTCATCGACGCTGACGCCGGCCTCGCCGCGCGGCTCTACCTGCCCAAGGGCGTCCCGGCCTCCAAGAAGCTCCCAGTCCTCGTCTACTTCCACGGCGGCGCCTTCGTCGTCCAAACCGCCTTCTCCGCCGTCTACTACCGCTTCCTCAACGCGCTCGTAGCCGCGGCGGGCGTCGTCGCCGTGTGCGTCGACTACCGCCTCGCGCCCGAGCACCCGCTGCCGGCCGCCTACCACGACGCGTGGGCCGCGCTCCGCTGGACCCTGTCGAGCTGCTCGTCCGCTGGGAAGGAGCCGTGGCTGGCCGAGCACGGCGACGCCGCGCGCATCTTCGTCGCGGGCGACAGCGCCGGCGCCAACATCGCGCACAACGTGGCGATGAAGGCCGGCAGCGCCCGGATCGAGGTCGAGGGGATGGCGCTCCTGCACCCCTACTTCCGCGGCAGGGATCTCCTGCCGTCCGAGGGCACGAACCCCAGGCTCGCGCGCGCGGAGCGTGGAGAGGAGACGTGGGCCTTCGTGTGCGCCGGGAGGTACGGGATCGACCACCCGTTCATCAACCCGCTGGCGATGCCGGCGGAGCAGTGGGCGAAGCTCGGCTGCCGGCGAGCTCTGGTCACCGTGGGGGACCTCGACACGCTGCGGGACAGAACCCGGAGGTACGTGGAGACGCTGAGGTGGAGCGCGTGGGGAGGCCAGGAGGCGCTGCTGCACCAGACCAACGGCGAGGGGCATGTCTACTTTCTCGAGAAATCCGGCCAGGGCCACAAGGCGGACAAGGAGATGGACGCCGTCGTCTCCTTCATCAAAGGAAGACACGATGGATTCATTCTAGGATCCACCTGCTCATCGTCCTTGTGA